In the genome of Hemitrygon akajei unplaced genomic scaffold, sHemAka1.3 Scf000082, whole genome shotgun sequence, the window AAtctctatttactaaggaaactggaatggagtctatggaaacaaggcaaacaagtagggaggtcatggaagttatgcagattaaagaggaggaggtactttctgtcttgaggcaaatcagagtaaataaatccccaggacctgacggggtattccctcggaccttggaggaaactaatgttgaaattgcagtggccctggcATAAGTattatgtcgatatccacggaccgggtgccagaggattgaaggatagctcatgtagttctgttgtttaaaaaaggctcaaaatgtaagccatgaaattataggccggtaagtttgacatcggtagtaggtaaattattggaaggaatactaagagataaggTCTCCAGGTATTTcggtagacagggacttattagaaaaagtcagtatggctttatgcgtcatgtttaaccaatccattagagcttttcgaggaagtttccaggaaagtggatgaagggaaagcagtggatgttatatacatggacttcagaaaggcttttggcaaggtcccgcatgggaggttagttaggaagattcagtcgctaggtatacatggagaggtagtaaattgcatcagacattggctcaatgaaagaagccagagagtggtagttgaagattgctactctgagtggaggcctgtgaccagtgatgtgccacggggatcagtgctgggtccattgttatttgtcatctatatcaatgatctggatgataatgtggcaaattggatcagcaaatttgctaatgatacaaagattggaggtgtagtggacagtgaggaaggttttcaaagcttgcagagggatctggaccagttgggggAATGGgatgtaaaatggcagatggagtttaatgcggacaagtgtgaggcattgcacttcggaagatcaaaccaaattagaacatacaaggtaaatggcagaaCACAGAGGAGggcagtagagcagagggatctgggagtatagatacataattccctaaaagtggcgtcacaagtagatagggtcgtaaacagagcttttggtacatcggcctttataaatcaaagtactgagtataagagttggaatgtaatggtgaggttgtataacacATTAGCGAGACCGAATTTggggtattgtatgcagttttggtcaccgaattacaggagggatattaataaggttgaaagagtgcagagaaggtttacaaagatgttgcccggacttgagaaactgagttacagagaaggtttggataggttaggactttattccctggcatgtaggagaatgagaagtgatttgatagaggtgtttaaaattatgatgggtataggtagaggggatacaagcaggctttttccactgaggctaggggagaaaaaaaacagaggtcatgggttaagggtgaaggggaaaagtttaaagggaacattggggcaggtgcttcttcacgcagagagtggtgggagtgtggaatgagctgccagctgaagtggtgaatgcgggctcacttttgacatttaagaaaaacctggacaggtatatggatgagaggtgtatggagggatatgggccaggtgctggTCAGtgcgactaggcagaaaaatggtttggcacagtcaGGAAgggctgtgctgtaatgttctacggttctatggttctatctgaggtgaaagaggtgctgttgtgccttttttcaccacacaattgatgtgtacagaccacgtgaggtcctcagtgatgtgaatgccaaggaacttaaagtgtTCACTGTCTCAACCCCAGACCCATTGATATCAGTGGGGGTTAGCCTATCTCTATTCCTCTTgtctttgcgacattgagggagaagttgttttcttggcaccactgtgtcaggctgatgacttcttctgtgtaggctgcctcgttattacttgagatttggccaataaatatagtatactcagcaaatttaattagcagattggagctgtgggtggcgacacagtcatgcgcatacagagagtaaaggagggtgcttaggacacagccctgaggggctcctgggttgaggggcagaggggcagagatgagggagcccactcttaccacctgccggcgatctgacaggaagtccaggatccagctgcactaggcagggtcaaggccgaggtctctgagcttcttgtcgagcctggagggaactatggtgttgaatgctgaactgtagtctaataacatcattctcacataagcacccctcttctccagatgtttaaggaggtgtgcagagcagtggctattgtgtcatctgttgatcggttgtgtaggtaggtgaattgtagggggtccagtgtgggtggtaacaagctgcagatgcagtccttgaccagcctctcaaagcatttgcttattactgaggtgagtgcgacaggactcaaacgttcaggcatgttgccttagtcgttttaggtacaggaacaatggtggatgatttgaagcaggagggaactctTCACTGGGAGAGGGTGTGATTAAAAATATCCgtaaatacacctgccagttgtgccgcgcgcatcctgagtacccgccctgggacgccgtccggtccctcaaccttgcgactgtccactcgttggaaacacctgcgaacTTCATCCTCAGAGATGGCCAATGTGCAGGTCGCTTTGTCGGCTCTCCTCGGGGTCTCAGTGTTGGCGatatcgaaccgagcgtaaaGACGCTTAGATCCTCTGGGAGACAGGgagcgatgttggcagcaccactgcacttagctctgaagtctgcattggtgtacagaccttgccataagctgtgtgtgttgttggtggagagttgtgcctGAATACGACCTCTGTATTGTCGTTTCGCTGCCTggatgactttgcacagatcagagctgaatttcttgagctcctgctgatcaccGGCATTGTAAGCAGTCGGTCACACGGCAAGTGCTGTTTACACGGAACTGTTGATACAAATGTTGTGGTTTGGGAAGTCCTGACCGATTTCTGAAGGGAAGCATCCCCcctctgtgacaataacacacaactgggggatgttgttattacacagttgtgataataacagccgggAACTCCCTTGGTAGCCAGAAAGATTTAtacagcagcaccaggtactccagatccggggaacaaaaggatttgagggaaTGGGCATTCCGGGGTTCCACCAAGCATTAATGATCATGAAACATACCCTAAATCCTGTTCTCTTcccaaatgtgtgtgtgtgtgggggggggggggggaggtggggggggggagggtggtggcACTGGATGACGACACGATTGTTGGTGACTGTaggggccaattctggatctgcagaccCGGGAGCAGTTGGGACAGAGGGGCAGCTGGGATGCAGGCGCTTGGATAGTTGGATCCTTCTTGCATCCCCTCTTCTTttcagcagtcgctcttctggGTTCCTCAAAATTCTTGGCTTTTCCGTGGATCAGCGGCTGCCACTCATTGACCTCCATATTTGCCTGAGAGAGCCTCTGCTTAATTTGGTCCTTGTACCTCCTGCGCGGGGCACCacgatctctcttgccctgagagagttcttcgtagagtactgctttcggtaacctggagttCTCCATGCGAGGTATGTGGCCTGTCAGACAGTGGATCTGGCTGAGCAGCAAAGCGGCTTCAGGGCCTGGAAGTTGAACATATAGAGCTATGCATGTCTGTgtgattatatgaaatattaaactaaataagtagtgcagaaatagaaatttaaaaagagattaGTGAAACAGTATCgatgggtccaatgtccattcagaaactggatggcagaggagaagttgttctgaatcgttgagtgtacgCCTTACTCTGATCGTGTGCAGTAGTCCCCatgaaccagacggtgatgcagccagttacaatgctctccaagttacacctgtagaaatattcgagtgatgttggaaactcctgatgaaatatagtcactgttgtgccttctttgtagctgcatagatatattgggtccaggttagatagtGGGAGATactgacagccaggaatttggaattgttcactctttccacatcagataactttatgaggactggtgtgttgtgttccctcatctcgccttttctgaaatccacaattagctctattGACATATTTTTATAACGcaagcaggattcagcactccgtaCAAGCATATGCAAATCCAATAAGGGGTACACATCATTGAACGAAAATGAAAGCTTAACCCATAAAACATGAAGAAACTGTCATAAAACGctaaccaatggaagagtctgACTCCCCGTGGAAGACAGCCACACGATCTGAGCcgactagatgtcgacaaggaagcgtcgagcccctggctcagagttggagaactcttcccagaaacagaagggatcaTTGTCGCAATACATGACAAGGTTGTTAACACATGTAGTTatcaaaaatacagaataaacgaCCAATAGGTTCATGACGATAAATGCTGAAAAttacaagagaaaccagaaacaatccgaCTTTACAAGATCCTGCAGTAGTTTAACTGAATCTCATTACTTGCACAAGCACAGTCAAGTGGTGGACAACGTTCACAAAAACAATGCTTAAACTACAACTGATGAGAAACACCACAACTTACAGTAAGTACAAGCCTGCTCCACTTTTAGAGTCCTATCGGAGTCCTTCATATCATACTGCGTCcgatcattatttcagatagcATAATCCATGATATGCGTTCGGATGTAATTttacagaataaacaagcaaaagcaactttttaaatatatatagccattccaaacacacatagcttacagaaatgaattagtaaaaaaatgccagaaatatgttgaattaaaaggaCAAAATGAATGACTATGGAACACGAACAGGGTATTCGTTATCCCAATCGTAATTTCATTAACTGGTATCATCCTGAAGGCTTTACAGAATAGTATTAATAAATTAGGCCCACACGGCAATACTTGTGTAAATCTTCGAAAACCCTCGATACTATACACCACGAGAATAGTCAGAATTCTCCTATCAATTGAgacatgagtgtgcttggctatgcctgtacctcaggttttaccagtttaggctaagatgatgatgatgatgatgatgatgatgatgatgatgataataataataataataataataataataataataataataataataataataataataataataataataataataacttatttataaagcacctttcatCCAGACGATGCCGTTCAAACCGCATCAcaacgggataaagtgcaaactagaaaatgaaagacaaaatgtgtcagtcctaatatacacctcagacttctgcacagtactgtagtttaaggtgttgaattctacagtttaggGACATCGTCCCAAAAAAAACTCAACGCTgacctcccaatgatcctttgaccttctaccttattgtctgcctgcactgcattttctcggcaactgaaacactgtttccctgaactatcctgctccatttttccttctagatagatagatagatagatagatagatagatagatagatagatagatagatagatagatagatagatagatactttattcatccccatggggaaattcaacttttttttccaatgtcccatacacttgttgtagcaaaactaattacatacaatacttaactcagtaaaaaaatatgatatgcatctaaatcactatctcaaaaagcattaataatagctttaaaaaggttcttaagtcctggcggttgaattgtaaagcctaatggcattggggagtattgacctcttcatcctgtctgaggagcattgcatcgatagtaacctgtcgttgaaactgcttctctgtctctggatggtgctatgtagaggatgttcagagttatccataattgaccgtagcctactcagcgcccttcgctcagctaccgatgttaaactctccagtactttgcccacgacagagcccgccttccttaccagcttattaagacgtgaggcgtccctcttcttaatgcttcctccccaacacgccaccacaaagaagagggcgctctccacaactgacctatagaacatcttcagcatctcactacagacattgaatgacgccaaccttctaaggaagtacagtcgactcatTCTACGACCTCATTGCACCGATGTGATGTGATGATCTGTACGGATAGCATGCAGAAACGTTTTCCATTTTAcagtggtgcatgtgacaataataaaccaatttacagaTTGATTGCCAATAATACAGTGCCCCTTGGTTGCTTAAGATTGTTATACCCGGGGGGTTGGCAGTGCGGATGAGCTGCCACGTCCTATTAAATGATCCCAGTGGCAAGTAGCCTCTGTCCAGCTCCTGCCCTTCACGTGTGGTTCAGCCACTAAGCCTGGTAAAGCGTttcttctgacaggagaaggggcaaaggtgggttactgatgCCTTACAGCCAGTCGCTTTGTTCAGATGGGGCTCATCggctgtgattggcagctcacccaggaacaagaaaactctgatctcaaagctcCGCTGCCTTGCAACTGTACCCTTCATGGGGaagagtttgggagtaaacccagtggGAAAATTCTTGACCTGGAGCCCCTAAGTCAGTGTTAAATGGTGTTCAACGCAGACTGGCATATCCTATGACACCTCTGGTGCCACGCTGTGTCAGTGTCTGCCGTTCCTTtgtgttcatcagatgcatggagagagggagcttgctataTCGGCaaaagcttcctctccatatcggagTGTCCCGGCTTGCAGGGGCAGGACATCCACGGTCGGCTCTGACAGACGGAGGCCTCATTAGACAGCGCCCCACACCCCCACAGCAAGACTGATGAGTAGCATTTGCCAAGAcatcaccaccctctcccacagacACGATGTACATCACTGAGACAGACGCTTGTGGTTTCTTCCATTATCACAGATTTCATTTTTCCATCAATCCTCCATCACTGCGATTGAAAACTACCCATTGGGATTGGAAAGCACCCATTTTCTTTCTTATCATTCCGATGGGTTATCGATCCACAACTTCAATGTGATTCTCCcccagacgctgcccgacctgagtatttcccgcatattctgctcctgttttgatgcaagagcagtggacacctgtTACTCCCCAGTGTACAGCTTTGAcaaaatgcacagtgtcctgctctccatatttcCACACCAGATCAATATTAACATCGTCTGTTAATGATGCAAgcaatgctttaaatatagtgaaatgttgtaacgggagtgcagtcaggattgcaaCAGAATATTCAAGATTcgaaaactttattgtcattctaactgtacatcagctctgcagggcagaatgagacagcgtttcccaggagcaatgcaatcataacataacaaacgcaacaataaatagtaaacacaacaataaaaagaaaaacacaacagccacatgtcagttaaaatcaagttaaaagtgtccagtGCAGTTAAAAATGTCCAAAGTAGAGTCAGatcgagcagctatttagcagtctgactgcctgtgggaggaagctgtttagcagccatgtggttttagttttgatgctcctgtaacgtttgcctgatggcagaagaacaaacagttcatggagagggtatgcggggtctttaatgatgtaccgtgtcttctggaggcatcgactctgaaagacgTCTTGGACAGAAgatagggagaccccaataaccttctctgttcccctaacaacCCTCTGCAAGGTTTtctgtcggcagcactgcagctggagttggTACTCcacaacctggtggtgtgatgcaaaaggtcagcacactctcaaccactcctctgtagaacgtagttaagatgttagtggggagtgatgcttgtttaagcttcctcaaaaagtgcaatcAGGGGAATGTTCACTTTCACAAATAACTAGAACCAGAAAATGAGGATTGGACATTTCCAGGGACATCCGTTACTGTCAATGCCGgtgtctgtgaacagaattttactttctgtcctaatatccatggaagcattgaatttattcacgtaatctcaaacactgaatgttgaaatgcagttataaagttATTTGTCAGATGAGCcatttaacattttgaatatgttctctgttcccatggaagatgttcaacagaaacacaaggaggcTCTGCGGGCAGAAACTGAAACACTGaaagtgaacacgatcctgatgacggagaaggtgaagattttccagctggttgatcgatacgctgagctcacggtcatttctactgttcgagttcggacactggtggaacatgagctgctagcaagaggcagagaccacgaggagtgtaGAGAGAAAGATCTCCGCggagagctggaaaaaatccggactgatcagttgttccagagcagcttttcccggagtaaatccaaatctgggagttcagcaGCAGTGGCGGGAGTCccagggatcgggaaaacaacaatggtacaaaagattgtttatgactgggccacagggataatataccaacagttccagtttgtcttcagtttcaaatttcgtGATTTAAACAGTATTAACTGTCgaataaacctgaaggaactgattctggatcagcatccttactttgggaatttcctgagagaagtctggaagaacccaaagggattgctgtttatatttgatggtttggatgaattcaatgacacaattgattttgctgacagtcggagagacacAGAGGCTCAgtccacatgcacagatcctgaattcaagtgcaaggtgtctgacattgtgtacagtttaatccaggggaagctgctcccagggtgttcagtgctggtgaccacccgccccactgcgttacatttattggaaaaggcgaagatcagtgtctgggctgaaatcctgggatttgttgatgaggaacggaagaaatatttcatcagacattttgaagatcagacggtggcggaagctgttttcaattatgtgaaggagaacgagatcctgtacaccatgagctacaacccctcctactgctggatcctcgccctggcactgggcccctttttCACACAacgagtcagggacccgcagcgagttcccaagacgatcacccaactgtactcctactatatttataacatcctgaaaaaccacggccgtgagattgagaacccccgtgatgtgttactcagagttggtcagatggcctacagaggagtgtccgagaagaagattgtgtttacaaatGGAGACCTGATcaactgcaatctgcagccttcccagttcctgtccgggttcctgatggagcttttggagagagaggattctgcccggagcgtgatgtacacattcccacacctcaccatccaagagtttgtagctgcagtcgcacaattcctgaatccacttcctggggatatcctgaaattcctcacagAAGCCCACAACACagaagatgggcgatttgaggtatttctccgttttgttgctggtctctccaaccgaatgacagctcggggcctggaggagattctgggtccatttcctcatgaaacaacctgccgggtgattgactgggtgaagaaGGAGGTTCTACACCAGATACATAACTCTGCTGGTAAATATGATACAAGGAGCCTCCTGACCGCAttacactacctgtttgagtctcagaatcgtggactggctcaggccacactgggatctgtggaaaaacTTTCATTCTGTGAAATgccactgaccccgattgactgcgcggtcctgtctcatgtcatcggattcTGTAATACAATAAAACAGCTCGATTTTTGGAACTGCCgaattcagtgtgaaggaatccagcggctgggaaccaggctgcacaagtgccaggagttgaggtaaccagATTtctctctcactgtgaaatgtgaaactgttccattgtgtgGTTTCAATGTGAAGGAACTTGGGAAAAAAATGGAGTAAATCAAATTATGAAAAATTGTGACAAATGACGAagggtcagtaattccccaaggacagGAGGTTTCTGTGGTTCTTTCTGATGGGAtctggagacttcatcagatcagtgaacaacggccattggtttaatggtagtaaatcagaggaatggccgtgtttcttgCTTCCTGTGACACGtctattgacaatgttccttctcactgttgctgACAGCGACACCGACAGTGACTGCAAGAGTTGAGTAGGAACTTCACACCCTCTTCCCGTTGAGGGACAAGGGAGGGTTAGCTGGCTTTCGCAGTGACAGGTAGGGAAATACCACTGTGAGATTGTCCTCCTCTGCCCTTCCCTGCAAGTTGCTATCGCCATCACTCCACCTGTACCCAGTACATACTCCATACACGATTCCCAGTCACCATGTCGGCATCTTTTCtcctgattgtggacctcagttcAGATCAACCTCTCCCATGGATCTACTTCTGCATCACCTCCTCTTGTGGGAACATCTTTACTCAACACTATACTCTTGTGGAACCTCTCTGCACAAGTCCCATTCATCCTGTGCATTCGcttgtccacatccttccatcaCCCTTTCCcctgtggtgatctctcttccaACCCCCGATCACTCGTCTTCATTCCGCTTCATGCTGTGGattgtctcttccccatcctccatcCCCCTATGAgatcactcttccccaccctccttcatcctgtggtatctctcttccccatccccatcatCCTCTCAGGATCACTCTTCCTCATTCCCCATCACTCTATAGGGAACCCTCTTCCTTTTTCCCCTTCTTCCTGTAGGGATAATTTTCCCACCGTGTTTCCTTTGGTAATTCTCACATGAGGGACACTATACCAACTGTTGGGGAAGGAGACAGAATATGGGAAATTACAGAGTCACACTGATACACTAAATTACTGACATTTGGTAGTGACATTTGACAGTGATGAGAATTCCGATTAGTTAATTACTGAAGGGTTTCATGTTTTCTGAAATATCTGAGTGAGAGATattccctcagacccacggtttcAATCTCTTTGTTCATTAGTTTGTctctttgtgtttagacttggggggaatgacctgggagatacaggagtgaaactggtgtctgcggctctgaggaacccggagtgtaaaatacagaaactgcggtaagtaccagactgtgggtgattgtgtttgcagtcactgggtaTCAGACATTGGACATCAAGCTGAACAGTAATTGtgctactgataaacactggTAATTTCCAATGTCTTCTGTCTGTATGTctttcacacactctctctcattccAAGGCTGAATGATGTCGGTCTCACTGATTCTGGTGCTGAGGATCTTGCCTCCGCTCTCAGTGCAAACCGAACACTGATTGAGCTGAACCTGAGtgttaataaactgggagattcaggagtgaaactggtgtctgcggctctgatgAACCCggtgtgtaaaatacagaaactgtggtaagtaccagtctgtgggagattgtgcttacagtcactgggtgtctgacactgaacattaatgtgatctgtaattgtgttactgataaacactggggatttgtaccatctcctgtctctctgtatccttcaccctcactctctctctcatctccaggctgtgggatgtcggtctcacagattctggtgccaaagatctcgcctccgctctcagtacaaaccgatCACTAACGGAGCTGGCCCTGAGATCAAACTCGCTCACGGACCGATCTATCCCTGCTCTCCGTGACCTCATACTGAAGGTCCCAAGTCTGGTCTCTATCGAGTGAGTCTTCCTGTTAATGTTCAcggtgataaaatatcagcggatctgtGGGTTCGCCGCTGATATTAGTTTGTCAGCGtttttgaaacattaaccccggtcccctgttactgacactgttgtgtaatctgtttatttcatctttattcttccatctgtttcaggctgttcgggaatcggttcagtgagaccggggagaaggaactcagatctctgcaggaacccagacccggactgagagtgaacCTGTGAAcgtctgaatgtgtgaacatccctgCCCGTGGGATGGGGACATTTTGACCGATTCCCTGCCCTCCCGTTTGATGACAACGCTCCAGTTTTAATTCCCAGTGGTTCAAACGGATCTCTTCTCAAACCAAGCACTCTTTGACGTTGGAGGAGTTTGCATAGACATGCATTTCCCCTTTCTGACCAGCGGCTCTGTTTCTGCTGGATGTCATGGGTGCTCATTTAATGAGGTCTTGGGGAATTACACAGACGGAAAGAGCCAGGAGGTGTgactcagtctgggacaccagtGTCCTGAGGTGGGAATATACTGGGTGAGTATACTTTTGTTCTCTTTGCTGAGGACAGTACATTCAGCAGTCTGGCCAATATAAtcatgttaaattgacaaataacCTGGTAGTGACCCtcgatctgcagcgatcccggacacggccctgaagtgtgattttataatcatcggttccccgatgcagagtgacggtgagaaacgggactgattattcaaccggtcactcgttgtcACCTGGCAGTTAATTGTATCTGACTCTGAGTGAATCAGGAACAACTTAGTTATTCCCGCAAGTTAGCAGGttacacattgtttaatttacatttgtcatcaTAAAATCAATACATCGCTATAACTTCCTGTCTTGGTGTTGGACTTGATTTGAGGTTGCTCGGGAACCCCACCATCCACAGCGATCCAGAGCTTCTCGCAGAGGCACAGCTGAGGCGGAGGGAGGTTTGCTACCCAGGATCTCGTAACCCCCACAGCACCCACGCTGATCCCATGCTTTCTTCCCGTCTGCCCCCGCGCTCCCAAGCTCTGTCCAACTCTTAACCACAGCACAGCCTAAAACCCTGCTTTTTGTGCCATCCCTTTCCCTATCTGACTGTCCCTTAAATGTcttgaatgtatctgcctcaatcacGACCCT includes:
- the LOC140722631 gene encoding NACHT, LRR and PYD domains-containing protein 3-like; this translates as MDKGRKSKRVQKVVKKFLPGGSSRKDDRDKGSNVPKQGPVGSNVPECSMAAAEVEQIQPRDIDQDPGTSTREETACQPGDTDQDPGTGTSEVTACQPGSSLNTELSSPQQAADTEFTIRDLLAEGEGYRLYQLTKFYRDKLKQAIEEKVERLGWMLTKEGHFSREENEKVTELTAKGNRAESSRLFLSLVMGKGSRARRAMWESFVTWRTELPKLDRILREIQELGPDPQEYMNITQGLSELPTQLIDVQQKHKEALRAETETLKVNTILMTEKVKIFQLVDRYAELTVISTVRVRTLVEHELLARGRDHEECREKDLRGELEKIRTDQLFQSSFSRSKSKSGSSAAVAGVPGIGKTTMVQKIVYDWATGIIYQQFQFVFSFKFRDLNSINCRINLKELILDQHPYFGNFLREVWKNPKGLLFIFDGLDEFNDTIDFADSRRDTEAQSTCTDPEFKCKVSDIVYSLIQGKLLPGCSVLVTTRPTALHLLEKAKISVWAEILGFVDEERKKYFIRHFEDQTVAEAVFNYVKENEILYTMSYNPSYCWILALALGPFFTQRVRDPQRVPKTITQLYSYYIYNILKNHGREIENPRDVLLRVGQMAYRGVSEKKIVFTNGDLINCNLQPSQFLSGFLMELLEREDSARSVMYTFPHLTIQEFVAAVAQFLNPLPGDILKFLTEAHNTEDGRFEVFLRFVAGLSNRMTARGLEEILGPFPHETTCRVIDWVKKEVLHQIHNSAGKYDTRSLLTALHYLFESQNRGLAQATLGSVEKLSFCEMPLTPIDCAVLSHVIGFCNTIKQLDFWNCRIQCEGIQRLGTRLHKCQELRLGGNDLGDTGVKLVSAALRNPECKIQKLRLNDVGLTDSGAEDLASALSANRTLIELNLSVNKLGDSGVKLVSAALMNPVCKIQKLWLWDVGLTDSGAKDLASALSTNRSLTELALRSNSLTDRSIPALRDLILKVPSLVSIELFGNRFSETGEKELRSLQEPRPGLRVNL